In Ipomoea triloba cultivar NCNSP0323 chromosome 7, ASM357664v1, a single genomic region encodes these proteins:
- the LOC116024301 gene encoding probable disease resistance protein RPP1: MGREIVLKKSPREPCKQSRLIDPKDVFDVLHGNKGTEAIEGMIVNSNMLKLKNVPLSTQVFKRMVHPSIGSLEKLVELDFKSCKKLKFLPSSICKLKSLEVLCLKYCEKLRELPIELGKLEQLRELLAGGTAISHIPFSLGCLRNLKTLDLWVYESSILSKPKSQLLDILSPLFLSRTRGSPSVVNLCSWEVIENLTSLVSLDLSGRSYYLQNLPFGLRHLSNLKSLYLNNFQNLRILVKLPPSLEELSVENCVSLEKIAVVSNLKRLKVLCLGNCKSLVELLNMGSLSSLVDLDIRNCNALAIPDNYLHEVDDVPIALRSLSSSLKEIDLMGRYYLQSLPLSFCHQYSNLERLYLDDLQNLRLLPQLPPNLEILSLKNCVSLEKIADLSNLKRLGRLDIQNCKSLVVELSGLESLESLHCLGIANCSGLRIPSIQKWFKASSKVAWITLRVGVGFVSCCFLKPFKNTL; the protein is encoded by the exons ATGGGGAGAGAAATTGTTCTAAAGAAATCTCCACGAGAGCCCTGCAAACAAAGTAGATTGATTGACCCAAAGGATGTGTTTGATGTGCTTCATGGGAATAAG ggaACAGAAGCAATTGAAGGGATGATTGTAAATTCTAACATGTTAAAGTTAAAGAATGTGCCTTTGAGTACTCAAGTATTCAAAAGGATG GTACACCCATCAATTGGAAGTTTGGAGAAACTTGTTGAGTTAGATTTCAAAAGTTGCAAGAAACTCAAGTTTCTTCCAAGTAGCATTTGCAAGTTAAAATCACTTGAAGTTTTATGTTTAAAATATTGTGAAAAACTGAGGGAGCTTCCAATTGAGTTGGGAAAATTAGAGCAACTTAGGGAGTTACTTGCTGGTGGAACTGCCATCTCACATATACCATTTTCTTTGGGTTGTTTGAGAAATCTAAAGACACTGGATCTGTGGGTGTACGAGAGTTCTATATTATCAAAACCAAAATCCCAACTTCTTGACATTTTATCACCTCTTTTTTTGTCAAGAACTCGTGGTTCACCTTCAGTTGTAAATTTGTGCTCTTGGGAAGTTATTGAGAATTTGACCTCATTGGTATCTTTAGATTTATCAGGAAGAAGTTATTATCTTCAAAACTTACCTTTCGGTCTTCGTCATCTTTCAAACCTGAAAAGTCTCTACTTGAACAATTTCCAAAATCTTAGAATACTTGTAAAACTTCCTCCTAGTTTGGAGGAACTCTCTGTAGAAAATTGTGTCTCATTGGAAAAGATAGCAGTTGTATCAAACTTGAAGAGACTTAAAGTGTTATGTCTTGGAAATTGCAAAAGTTTGGTTGAGCTTCTGAACATGGGGAGTCTTTCATCCTTAGTAGACCTTGACATAAGGAATTGCAATGCTTTGGCTATTCCTGACAACTATTTGCATGAAGTAGATGATGTTCCAATTGCTCTTAGGAGTTTGTCCTCCTCGTTGAAAGAAATAGATTTAATGGGAAGATATTATCTTCAAAGTTTACCATTAAGCTTTTGCCATCAATATTCCAATTTGGAGAGACTCTACTTGGACGATCTGCAGAATCTTAGATTACTTCCACAACTTCCTCCTAATTTGGAGATACTCTCTCTAAAGAATTGTGTGTCATTAGAAAAAATAGCAGATCTATCCAACTTGAAAAGACTTGGACGGCTAGATATTCAGAACTGCAAAAGTTTGGTGGTTGAGCTTTCAGGCTTGGAGAGTCTTGAATCCTTACATTGTCTTGGAATAGCAAATTGCAGTGGTTTGAGGATTCCTTCGATTCAAAAGTGGTTCAAg GCAAGTTCTAAAGTTGCCTGGATTACGCTTCGAGTGGGAGTTGGGTTTGTGTCCTGCTGTTTTCTAAAACCTTTTAAGAATACTCTTTGA
- the LOC116026148 gene encoding disease resistance protein RML1B-like: MPIFYNIDPSEVRKQNGEFGKALAQHRQQFNDQRVTEWKVALTTIADLSGWDLQTMTNGYESKFIKKITEAVLWEVNPTYIYNYLSFQKFEGCCFIANIRSQVSEGHNGLVHLQEKLLCKKLNRKKLEIDNVDEGISLIKERLRSKSVVIVLDDIDDTIQLESLAGQQNWFGSGSTIIITTRDVQLLSDLEAHEKYMVEELSPDESLQLLSWHAFGVPIPLEGYTELSQRIARYTVGLPLALTIIGCHLRGRSVQEWSHNAEKLRRTPNDKVQNVLKISYDALDNDTKNIFLDIAFFMTKTTLL; the protein is encoded by the exons ATGCCTATATTCTACAACATTGATCCTTCAGAGGTTCGTAAACAAAATGGCGAATTTGGTAAGGCATTGGCTCAACATCGACAACAATTTAATGATCAAAGAGTTACTGAGTGGAAAGTTGCACTCACTACTATTGCTGATTTGTCTGGATGGGATTTGCAAACCATGACAAACGG GTATGAATCAAAGTTCATCAAAAAAATCACTGAAGCGGTACTATGGGAAGTGAATCCTACATACATTTACAACTACTTGAGTTTTCAAAAGTTTGAAGGTTGTTGCTTTATTGCAAACATTAGATCACAAGTTTCTGAAGGGCACAATGGTTTAGTTCATTTACAAGAGAAACTACTTTGCAAAAAACTCAACAGAAAGAAACTTGAAATAGATAATGTTGATGAAGGAATAAGTTTGATTAAAGAAAGACTACGATCAAAAAGTGTTGTTATTGTTCTTGATGACATAGATGATACTATTCAACTAGAATCATTAGCAGGACAACAGAATTGGTTTGGTTCAGGAAGCACAATTATAATAACAACTAGAGATGTTCAATTGTTGAGTGACCTGGAAGCACACGAGAAGTACATGGTAGAAGAGTTAAGTCCTGATGAATCCTTGCAACTCTTGAGTTGGCATGCTTTTGGTGTTCCTATACCATTAGAGGGGTATACTGAACTATCTCAAAGGATAGCACGTTATACTGTTGGACTTCCATTAGCACTTACAATTATAGGTTGTCATTTGCGTGGAAGATCCGTGCAAGAGTGGAGCCACAATGCTGAGAAATTAAGAAGAACGCCTAATGATAAAGTTCAAAATgttcttaaaataagctatgATGCACTTGATAATGATACTAAGAACATCTTTCTTGATATTGCTTTCTTTATGACAAAAACGACACTTCTATGA